A portion of the Sulfurospirillum diekertiae genome contains these proteins:
- a CDS encoding tetratricopeptide repeat protein — protein MTDTNASLSNNVQTIAESIKPLDTNITGIQQQSLNASDVNMSVKKYTPPLVVEEQENQILFLQLPIINKNKVEKKSSYVPEIAEKKSSLGIQEEDIDNKVLMRKMPTIDEENFYRNKEDKVDTALLPPPLMDEQKPKGLIKIETHEVNSIQYLKDKFEKTHNITFALMLAEEYYAMKNYTECNKWALMANNADPDSEKSWIWFAKSKVKLGHKEDAVLALQAYLKSNKSKAAQSLLNQISVGEVID, from the coding sequence TTGACAGATACCAATGCATCATTATCTAATAATGTTCAAACAATAGCAGAATCAATCAAACCTCTTGATACTAACATTACGGGTATTCAACAACAGTCCTTAAATGCTTCTGATGTAAATATGAGTGTAAAGAAATATACTCCTCCTCTTGTTGTAGAGGAGCAAGAGAATCAAATACTTTTTCTCCAACTTCCAATTATTAACAAAAATAAAGTAGAAAAGAAGTCCTCTTATGTACCTGAGATTGCTGAAAAGAAGTCAAGTCTTGGCATCCAAGAAGAAGATATTGACAATAAAGTTTTAATGCGAAAAATGCCAACTATTGATGAAGAAAATTTTTATCGCAATAAAGAAGATAAAGTTGACACAGCTCTTTTGCCCCCACCTCTTATGGATGAACAAAAACCCAAGGGTCTTATTAAAATTGAGACACATGAGGTGAATTCCATACAATACCTGAAAGATAAATTTGAAAAAACACATAACATTACCTTTGCATTAATGCTTGCAGAAGAATATTATGCAATGAAAAATTATACGGAATGTAATAAATGGGCTCTTATGGCCAACAATGCAGATCCTGATAGTGAAAAAAGTTGGATTTGGTTTGCTAAATCTAAAGTTAAACTTGGTCATAAAGAAGATGCTGTCCTTGCGCTTCAAGCCTACCTAAAAAGTAATAAATCAAAAGCAGCTCAAAGTCTACTGAATCAAATTAGTGTAGGTGAAGTTATTGACTAA
- a CDS encoding ATP-binding protein, which yields MNSHYSDLKTIFVDGEVFDYINLDKSATTYDKLVQTLDKPLKLILFYGKPGTGKTFLLQKIFNDLRTKKRIIFFPRPFFEEKVFIDALFEHIFAKKSPGFSNYNEFLALLSKHITSTDQSITVLIDEAQLYPTDLIEKIRLMADSRLFKFLFTVHKTEREDVLAKDYFQTRIWETIEIDNASKNEIKTYIEKKLLFHNRFEYLNLFKDKHYKLILKVTDGNLRTINKLMYKLFEILEYYDMHQPSLIKTNALHVKYIEMAGISLGMIHA from the coding sequence ATGAATAGCCATTATAGTGACCTTAAAACCATCTTTGTTGATGGTGAAGTTTTTGATTATATCAATCTTGATAAGTCTGCAACAACGTATGATAAGTTGGTGCAGACTTTAGATAAACCCCTAAAGTTAATCCTTTTTTATGGCAAGCCCGGAACTGGAAAAACTTTTTTACTCCAAAAAATTTTTAATGATTTAAGAACAAAAAAACGGATTATTTTTTTTCCAAGACCTTTTTTTGAAGAAAAAGTTTTTATTGATGCCTTGTTTGAGCATATTTTTGCAAAGAAATCTCCTGGATTTTCAAATTACAATGAATTTTTAGCACTTTTAAGTAAGCATATCACATCTACAGATCAATCTATTACAGTATTAATTGATGAAGCGCAGCTCTATCCAACAGATTTGATTGAAAAAATCCGTCTTATGGCAGATTCACGTTTATTTAAATTTTTATTTACGGTTCACAAAACAGAGAGAGAAGATGTTCTAGCTAAAGACTATTTTCAGACACGTATTTGGGAAACAATTGAAATTGACAATGCTTCAAAGAATGAAATTAAAACATATATTGAAAAAAAACTCTTGTTCCATAATCGCTTTGAATATCTTAACCTTTTTAAAGACAAACATTATAAACTTATTTTAAAAGTTACGGATGGAAATTTGAGAACAATTAATAAACTGATGTACAAACTTTTTGAAATTTTGGAATATTATGATATGCATCAACCCTCCCTTATCAAAACGAATGCTTTACATGTAAAATATATTGAAATGGCAGGTATAAGTTTAGGAATGATCCATGCTTAG
- the mshL gene encoding pilus (MSHA type) biogenesis protein MshL — protein sequence MQQKKNNRASSCEYRTFNIKTNNKATGLELLGELAEVCDFSIVVKDTEAEKVLAKNLNGVNIKNLSLDEVFQIIIQDNDLFYTYDKNYLKISALSTKSFKVDYISSIREGKAVINASVDATPTETSTSGTKNTVSQGQNTISSNESFDFWKTIATELTSVLNTGGETYKAQSPIINVNAGMITVTATKRQLDRVSEYIDVLKERLHRQVLIDVSIVSVLLNNSNTSGVDWSKFSLNIGSNSIFNNSNQGTLSASNPNTLYNSASTGTANASSNLNNLTVVNDVSFSIAGLIDFLGSSGETKVVSSPKVLTMNNQQALITIGDNVNYRVPETTNAASTTRTATLATTYTNYSIFIGVLLNITPEISEDNEIILRINPSVSTFKYSADDVKTTDPRVIAPDTSEKKLSTVVKVKDGSTIILGGLITNTKGKQDSSVPLLSSIPLIGEAFKHSADTLSTNELVFVITPRIIGAKGTDKATLKDLGYSQKINE from the coding sequence ATGCAGCAGAAAAAAAATAATCGCGCATCATCATGTGAGTATCGTACATTTAATATCAAAACAAACAACAAAGCAACAGGCTTAGAGCTTTTAGGGGAGCTTGCAGAAGTTTGTGATTTTAGTATTGTTGTCAAAGATACTGAAGCAGAAAAGGTGCTTGCTAAAAATCTTAATGGGGTTAATATCAAGAATCTCTCTTTAGATGAAGTTTTTCAAATAATTATTCAAGATAATGACCTTTTTTATACCTATGATAAAAATTATTTAAAGATTTCAGCTTTATCCACAAAATCTTTTAAAGTAGATTACATTTCATCAATCCGTGAAGGTAAAGCAGTTATCAATGCTTCAGTTGATGCCACACCGACTGAAACAAGTACAAGTGGTACAAAGAATACAGTTTCACAAGGGCAAAATACAATTTCTTCAAATGAATCTTTTGATTTTTGGAAAACTATTGCAACAGAACTCACCTCAGTTCTAAATACCGGAGGAGAAACGTATAAAGCACAATCACCTATCATCAATGTAAATGCGGGCATGATTACAGTTACAGCTACCAAAAGACAATTAGATCGTGTCAGTGAATATATAGATGTACTCAAAGAGAGGCTTCATAGGCAAGTGTTAATTGATGTTTCAATTGTCTCAGTATTATTAAATAATAGCAATACATCAGGTGTTGATTGGAGTAAGTTTTCTTTGAATATCGGAAGTAACTCTATTTTTAACAATAGTAATCAAGGAACATTGTCTGCTAGCAATCCAAATACTTTATATAATTCTGCTAGTACTGGCACAGCAAATGCTTCGAGTAACCTCAATAATTTAACAGTTGTCAATGATGTATCGTTTTCTATTGCAGGACTGATTGATTTTTTAGGTTCAAGCGGCGAAACAAAAGTTGTATCAAGTCCAAAAGTCTTAACAATGAACAATCAACAAGCGCTCATTACTATTGGTGATAATGTTAATTACCGTGTTCCTGAGACGACCAATGCCGCAAGCACAACAAGAACTGCTACTTTAGCAACAACCTATACCAATTATTCTATTTTTATTGGTGTCCTATTAAATATAACTCCTGAAATTTCGGAAGATAATGAGATTATTCTTAGAATCAATCCGTCTGTTAGTACGTTTAAATACTCTGCCGATGATGTTAAAACAACTGACCCTAGGGTTATTGCGCCAGATACTTCTGAAAAAAAACTCTCAACAGTTGTAAAAGTTAAAGATGGCTCAACGATTATTTTAGGAGGACTTATAACAAATACTAAAGGAAAACAAGACTCTAGTGTGCCATTACTCAGTAGTATTCCTCTTATTGGAGAAGCCTTTAAACATTCGGCTGATACATTGTCCACTAATGAACTTGTTTTTGTCATTACCCCACGTATTATTGGAGCAAAAGGCACGGATAAAGCAACACTTAAAGATCTTGGATACAGTCAAAAGATAAATGAATAG